From the genome of Thermotoga sp. Mc24:
AAGAAGTTGGTTCCCTGTATCATTCCCTTGAGACTGTCTCTCAAATATTTCATCTCTTCCTCGACTTCGAATCCAATTTCTGTCTTTTCGAGAACCTTCTTCAAGACTTTTTTTCCTTTCAGGTAAATAGGACTGGTTCTCAATTTCGAGAGATGGTAGGCCAACCCACCTACGTTCGGCGAAATGGACATGCCGTTGTCGTTCAGTATGATCTTCATTTTTGAGTTGAGATTCTTCAGCTGGTTCAATGCTTCGAGTGCCATTCCGGAGGTGAGGGCACCATCACCGATGACAACCACAACGTGTCTCTTCTCTTCGAGCAGCTCAAAGGCTTTTTCGAAACCAAGGCCTGCGGCTATGGAGGTTCCAGCATGGCCTGTTCCAAACCAATCGAATGAGGACTCTCTTCTTGTCACAAAGCCACTGAGACCACCAAAGGTTCTTATTGTGTGAAACAGATCATCACGACCGGTGAGGATTTTGTGTGTGTAAGTCTGGTGGCCGGTATCCCAAATAATGGCGTCCTCTCTCGGGTCGAAGACCCTGTACAGAGCGAGGGTCAATTCTATTGTTCCAAGATTCGATGCGAGGTGCCCCCCGTTTTTCAGGACAACTTCTGTGATCCTTCTTCGAATATCCTCGGCCAGTTTTTTCAGCTCATCGTAACTCATTCTCTTGATCTCGTCCAGGAGCATCTATCTCACCTTCCAGCTCTTTCATCACGTCGATGATCTTCAGTCTGTTTTGCTGAAGAATCTCTTTGCACTTTCTGTAGAGTTCCACTCCGCGTTCGAAGAGTTTGATGGATTCTTCAAGGGGAAGATCTTCTTTTTCCAGTCTGTTTACGATTTCCTCCAGTTCTTTCATCATTTCCTCGAAATTCACTCTATCACCTGCGCTTTCTTGGTTCCATCTTTGAAAACGAGTGACACAGCGTCTCCTTGTTTCAAGATAGAAGATTCTTTAACGATTTCCTCACCTTTTTTCACCAGGACAAACCCTCTTTCGAGAGGTCTCAACGGGTTCAAACTTTCGAGCATTCTACCGAGACTGTCGAGTTTCTCTTGGTTGTGCTCGAAATAATCTATGAGTTTCTTTCTCAACTTTGTGGTCAATTCTTTGACCTTCTCTATTTTAAATTCGTTTAGCTCGAGTTTCCTTCTGCCGATCATTCTGAGGCGAAAATAAAGTGTTTCCAACTTTTTCTCTTCCACGTTGAATCTGTTAGACAGGGAAGTTGTTAGCTTTTCGAGGAATAAGTCCAGGTCTTCGTGTATCTCACTCACATCCGGTATCACGTACTCGGCAGCACCCGTTGGAGTGTGCATTGCCACATCTGCCACGAAATCCGCTATCACACGGTCTATCTCGTGTCCTATTCCCGTCACAACGGGATGTCGAAGTTTGAGAATCTCACGGATCACATCCTCTTCGTTGAAGACCCAGAGGTCCTCTTTGGAACCGCCACCCCTCACGATCATAACAAGATCGAGATCGTATTCGTTAGCCTTTCGCAGAGCTTTTATGAGCTCCTCTCTTGCAGAATCACCCTGAACGGAAGCGTGGAAAACGTAAATTTCGAGTGGGGCTTTTCTTTCTCTGGCAGTTCTTATCACATCCTGCAAAGCAGCGGAGTCTCGAGATGTGATGATACCGATCTTCTTAGGAAATCTGGGGATGGTTTTCTTTGCTCTGGAAAGGAGACCTTCTTCGAGGAGTTTTTTCAGTGTGGTTTCGAATTTTATCTGATACATACCAACTCGATCCAGATATCTCACGTTCGAGCAGATGAATCTGTAGGTTCCATGAGGAATGTAGACACTGACACTTCCCTCGACAAGAGCCATTCTACCTTCTTGAAGACGAATTCCCATGTTGTCTCCACCAAATATTACACACTCCAGTCTGGCGTTTTCCTCAACCAAGGAGAAAAAAATATGCCCCTTTCTGGGG
Proteins encoded in this window:
- the xseA gene encoding exodeoxyribonuclease VII large subunit; this translates as MKDYTYSVTEINEYIKNLIEGDPYLTNVSVYGEISGVRPRKGHIFFSLVEENARLECVIFGGDNMGIRLQEGRMALVEGSVSVYIPHGTYRFICSNVRYLDRVGMYQIKFETTLKKLLEEGLLSRAKKTIPRFPKKIGIITSRDSAALQDVIRTARERKAPLEIYVFHASVQGDSAREELIKALRKANEYDLDLVMIVRGGGSKEDLWVFNEEDVIREILKLRHPVVTGIGHEIDRVIADFVADVAMHTPTGAAEYVIPDVSEIHEDLDLFLEKLTTSLSNRFNVEEKKLETLYFRLRMIGRRKLELNEFKIEKVKELTTKLRKKLIDYFEHNQEKLDSLGRMLESLNPLRPLERGFVLVKKGEEIVKESSILKQGDAVSLVFKDGTKKAQVIE
- a CDS encoding exodeoxyribonuclease VII small subunit, with protein sequence MNFEEMMKELEEIVNRLEKEDLPLEESIKLFERGVELYRKCKEILQQNRLKIIDVMKELEGEIDAPGRDQENELR